A portion of the Hoylesella buccalis ATCC 35310 genome contains these proteins:
- a CDS encoding UDP-N-acetylmuramoyl-L-alanyl-D-glutamate--2,6-diaminopimelate ligase, producing MTFSELIKGIKTSAIIGEANVNITGVEIDSRKVKEGNLFVAIKGTQVDGHQYIPKAIELGAAAILCEEAPQQPQPNVTYAVVKSTEDEVGKVATRFFGDPSKHLKLVGVTGTNGKTTVATLLYNLFRKLGHKCGLLSTVCNFIEGQEIPADHTTPDPIELNELLAKMLAAGCEYVFMECSSHAIAQKRIGGLTFTGGIFTNLTRDHLDYHKTFENYRNAKKSFFDSLPKSAFAITNADDKNGMVMVQNTKASVKTYSIQSMADFKARIIECHFQGMYLEIDGQEVGVQFTGKFNVSNLLAVYGAARMLGKQREETLIAMSTLHTVNGRMDTLQSPEGFTAIVDYAHTPDALKNVLLAIHEVDGKGHIITVCGAGGNRDKGKRPLMAKQAVQLSDKVIITSDNPRFEDPQDIINDMLAGLDAQDLKKVLTIADRKEAIRTACMLAQKQDVILVAGKGHETYQEIKGVKHHFDDKEVLRDIFAQ from the coding sequence ATGACATTCAGTGAATTGATTAAAGGCATCAAGACATCTGCCATCATCGGCGAAGCCAATGTCAACATCACAGGCGTGGAAATCGACTCCCGCAAAGTAAAAGAGGGCAACCTGTTCGTAGCCATCAAGGGCACTCAGGTAGACGGGCATCAATACATACCCAAAGCGATAGAGCTGGGAGCCGCCGCTATCTTATGTGAAGAAGCGCCACAACAGCCACAACCAAACGTCACCTACGCTGTGGTGAAATCGACAGAAGATGAAGTAGGGAAAGTTGCCACTCGCTTTTTTGGCGACCCATCCAAACACCTCAAGCTGGTAGGTGTCACAGGTACCAACGGAAAGACCACCGTTGCCACCTTATTATATAATCTATTTAGAAAGTTGGGACATAAGTGTGGACTGCTTTCTACGGTCTGCAATTTTATCGAAGGGCAGGAGATTCCTGCCGACCACACCACCCCCGATCCTATAGAACTCAACGAATTGTTAGCCAAGATGCTGGCTGCCGGCTGCGAATATGTATTCATGGAGTGTTCGTCACACGCCATTGCACAGAAGCGAATCGGCGGACTTACCTTCACGGGAGGCATCTTCACCAACCTTACACGCGACCATTTGGATTATCACAAAACCTTCGAGAACTACCGCAACGCCAAGAAATCATTCTTTGACAGCCTACCCAAGTCGGCTTTTGCCATCACCAACGCTGATGACAAGAACGGCATGGTGATGGTGCAGAACACCAAAGCCAGCGTTAAGACCTACTCCATCCAGTCGATGGCCGACTTCAAAGCGCGCATCATCGAATGCCATTTTCAGGGAATGTACCTGGAGATTGACGGTCAGGAGGTTGGTGTACAGTTCACGGGCAAGTTCAATGTCAGCAACCTGCTGGCCGTTTACGGTGCCGCACGCATGCTGGGCAAGCAACGCGAAGAAACACTCATCGCCATGAGCACCCTGCACACCGTCAACGGGCGCATGGACACGTTACAGTCGCCCGAAGGGTTTACGGCCATCGTAGACTACGCTCATACGCCCGACGCATTGAAGAACGTGCTGTTGGCCATACACGAAGTCGACGGCAAGGGGCATATCATCACCGTTTGTGGTGCCGGTGGCAACCGTGACAAGGGCAAACGTCCACTCATGGCGAAGCAGGCTGTGCAGCTCAGTGACAAGGTTATCATCACCAGTGACAACCCTCGTTTTGAAGATCCACAAGACATCATCAACGACATGTTGGCGGGTTTGGATGCGCAAGACCTGAAAAAGGTACTGACCATCGCAGACCGTAAGGAGGCCATCCGCACGGCCTGCATGCTGGCACAGAAGCAAGACGTGATTCTTGTTGCAGGAAAAGGACACGAAACGTATCAGGAAATCAAGGGCGTGAAACATCATTTTGACGACAAGGAAGTGCTGCGCGACATTTTTGCCCAGTAA
- the rsmH gene encoding 16S rRNA (cytosine(1402)-N(4))-methyltransferase RsmH, which produces MSIKTAETYHVPVLLQESVEGLNIQPDGIYVDVTFGGGGHSMQILRQLGKNGHLFSFDQDLDAEKNIQQAGNELLRQDNFTFVRSNFRYLKNWMRYYEIEQIDGLLADLGVSSHHFDDESRGFSFRFDAPLDMRMNKTASITAADIVNTYSEEHLADVFYLYGELKNARRIASLLVKARTEEMIVTTQDFIQATAPLFKREREKKDMAKLFQALRIEVNHEMEALKAMLEGAMQLLKPGGRLSVITYHSLEDRIVKNMMKAGNVEGKMTQDFFGKITTPFSLINKKVIVPAEDEQQRNPRSRSAKLRIAEKK; this is translated from the coding sequence ATGAGCATCAAGACAGCAGAAACATACCATGTGCCGGTTCTCTTACAAGAGAGCGTTGAGGGGTTGAACATCCAGCCCGATGGGATTTACGTGGATGTAACCTTCGGAGGCGGTGGCCACTCCATGCAGATTCTGCGCCAACTGGGGAAAAATGGCCACTTGTTCAGCTTCGATCAAGATCTGGATGCAGAGAAAAACATCCAACAAGCGGGCAATGAACTGCTGCGACAAGACAATTTTACGTTTGTACGTTCAAACTTCAGATATCTCAAGAACTGGATGCGATACTACGAAATAGAGCAGATTGACGGCCTGTTAGCTGACTTAGGCGTGTCCAGTCATCATTTTGATGACGAAAGTCGGGGGTTCTCTTTCCGCTTCGACGCACCGCTCGACATGCGCATGAACAAGACGGCAAGCATCACAGCTGCCGACATCGTGAACACATATAGCGAAGAACACCTTGCCGATGTGTTCTACCTCTATGGAGAATTGAAAAACGCTCGACGCATCGCATCGCTCCTGGTGAAAGCGCGAACCGAAGAGATGATTGTGACCACACAGGACTTCATTCAAGCCACAGCACCCCTATTCAAGAGAGAACGAGAAAAGAAAGACATGGCCAAGCTGTTCCAAGCCCTGCGCATCGAAGTGAATCACGAGATGGAAGCCTTAAAAGCAATGCTTGAAGGTGCCATGCAACTGCTCAAACCTGGAGGCAGATTGTCTGTCATTACCTACCATTCTTTGGAAGATCGGATTGTTAAAAACATGATGAAGGCAGGCAATGTGGAGGGAAAAATGACGCAGGACTTTTTCGGAAAGATAACAACTCCTTTCTCACTAATCAACAAAAAAGTGATTGTGCCAGCAGAGGATGAGCAGCAACGAAACCCAAGAAGCAGAAGTGCGAAGTTAAGAATCGCTGAAAAGAAGTAA
- the murD gene encoding UDP-N-acetylmuramoyl-L-alanine--D-glutamate ligase, with product MKRIVILGAAESGVGAAILAQKEGFDVFVSDMGEIKDKYKKTLDEHNIRWEEKQHTPELILNADEIIKSPGIPKEAPMVQKAMAKGISIISEIEFAGRYTHSKMICITGSNGKTTTTSLIYHIFKSAGYDAGLAGNIGRSLALQVAEDPHEYYIIELSSFQLDNMYKFKADIAILLNITPDHLDRYDNCMQNYVDAKMRIIQNQTAQDSFIYWNDDPIIKRELKKYDIKAVQCPFSELKEKGSIGYIEEGEYTIEKPTPFNMEQEALALTGKHNIYNSLAAGIATDIAGIRNEVIRKSLSDFPGVEHRLEKVCKVGGVQYINDSKATNVDACWYALESMRTPTILILGGKDKGNDYGPIKDLVKEKCVALVYLGADNSKLHDNFDNLGIPVRDTHSMKDCVAACYDLAKPGDTVLLSPCCASFDLFKNMEDRGDQFKTLVRNL from the coding sequence ATGAAAAGAATAGTTATTCTCGGAGCAGCAGAGAGTGGAGTTGGAGCTGCCATCTTAGCCCAAAAAGAAGGCTTCGACGTTTTTGTTTCTGACATGGGTGAAATCAAAGACAAATACAAGAAGACGCTGGATGAACACAACATTAGATGGGAAGAAAAGCAACACACCCCCGAACTTATTCTGAATGCTGACGAAATCATCAAGAGCCCGGGCATCCCGAAAGAGGCTCCGATGGTACAGAAGGCCATGGCAAAGGGCATCAGCATCATCAGCGAGATAGAGTTTGCCGGGCGTTACACCCACTCGAAGATGATTTGCATCACGGGCAGCAATGGCAAAACCACCACCACGTCGCTGATTTACCACATCTTCAAGTCGGCTGGCTACGATGCCGGACTGGCTGGCAACATCGGGCGCAGTCTGGCACTGCAGGTGGCCGAGGACCCGCACGAGTACTACATCATCGAGCTAAGCTCGTTCCAGTTGGACAACATGTATAAGTTCAAGGCCGACATCGCCATCCTGCTGAACATCACTCCCGACCACTTGGACCGCTACGACAACTGCATGCAGAACTATGTGGATGCGAAGATGCGCATCATACAGAACCAAACCGCGCAAGACAGCTTTATCTATTGGAACGACGACCCCATCATCAAGCGCGAGCTGAAGAAGTATGACATCAAAGCCGTGCAATGCCCCTTCTCTGAATTAAAGGAGAAAGGCTCCATAGGATACATCGAAGAGGGCGAGTACACCATTGAGAAGCCTACACCATTCAATATGGAACAGGAGGCACTGGCACTCACTGGCAAGCACAACATCTACAACTCGCTGGCCGCAGGCATCGCCACCGACATCGCAGGCATCAGGAACGAGGTCATCAGAAAGAGCCTCAGCGACTTCCCGGGCGTGGAACATCGTCTGGAAAAGGTGTGTAAGGTGGGCGGCGTACAGTACATCAACGACTCGAAGGCCACCAATGTGGATGCCTGTTGGTATGCGCTGGAAAGCATGAGAACGCCCACCATTCTCATTCTGGGCGGTAAGGATAAGGGAAACGACTATGGCCCAATCAAAGATTTGGTGAAAGAAAAGTGCGTTGCTCTGGTGTATCTCGGAGCCGACAACAGCAAACTACACGACAATTTCGACAACTTGGGCATTCCAGTTCGCGACACCCACTCGATGAAAGACTGCGTGGCGGCATGCTACGACTTAGCAAAACCGGGCGACACGGTGCTGCTCAGTCCTTGTTGCGCCAGCTTCGATTTGTTCAAAAACATGGAAGATCGGGGCGACCAGTTTAAAACTTTGGTAAGAAATCTGTAA
- a CDS encoding FtsL-like putative cell division protein → MKKEDIDKESKPILSVSEGKQPEESANNQKEVADEGPTLKEVILEQAREGEAPLSKNFTLKKILGGDILTTSTIRKQIWVVVLITFFIIIYISNRYSVQQHLIEIDQLQKELQDARYKALSTSSQLTEKSRESNVLEMLKNNKDSVLKIANQPPYIITVPAE, encoded by the coding sequence ATGAAAAAAGAAGATATAGACAAAGAATCAAAACCCATCTTGTCGGTTTCAGAAGGAAAACAACCAGAAGAATCTGCGAACAACCAAAAGGAAGTTGCAGATGAGGGTCCTACACTCAAGGAAGTAATCCTAGAGCAAGCCAGAGAAGGAGAGGCTCCACTGTCCAAGAATTTCACATTGAAGAAGATTCTTGGTGGAGACATTTTGACTACTTCCACCATCCGCAAGCAAATCTGGGTCGTAGTGCTCATCACTTTTTTCATCATCATCTACATTTCAAACCGATACAGCGTACAGCAACACCTCATTGAAATTGACCAGTTACAGAAAGAGTTGCAAGATGCCAGATACAAAGCACTGTCTACCAGTAGTCAACTGACGGAAAAGAGCAGAGAGAGCAATGTGCTCGAAATGTTAAAGAACAATAAGGACAGCGTCCTCAAAATAGCAAACCAACCACCTTACATCATCACCGTTCCTGCAGAATGA
- a CDS encoding phospho-N-acetylmuramoyl-pentapeptide-transferase: MLYYLFRFLEQYGISGAHVWGYISFRALLALIFSLVISAWFGERFIKYLRKKQITETQRDASIDPFGVNKIGVPSMGGVIIIAAIIIPVLFLGRLRNIYLILMIVTTLWLGFLGGMDDYIKIFRKNKEGLKGKYKIVGQVGIGLIVGLVLWSSPDVKINENLAIEQQGKEMVIKHRTDARKSLKTTIPFVKGHNLDYSGVMRWCGKYKTAAGWILFVVMTIIVVTAVSNGANLNDGMDGMCAGNSAIIGVALGILAYVSSHIQFASYLNIMYIPGSQELVVFMCAFVGALIGFLWYNAYPAQVFMGDTGSLTIGGIIGVCAVIIHKELLLPILCGIFFVESVSVMLQVYYYKMGKRKGVKQRIFKRTPIHDNFRTQDSQLDPDCKYLIRKPHSAVHESKITIRFWIITIILATMTIITLKVR; the protein is encoded by the coding sequence ATGTTATACTATCTTTTCAGATTCTTAGAACAATACGGCATCTCGGGAGCTCATGTCTGGGGTTACATCTCCTTCAGAGCCCTGCTTGCCCTCATCTTCTCACTGGTCATCTCGGCCTGGTTTGGTGAGCGATTCATCAAGTACCTGCGCAAAAAACAAATTACCGAGACGCAGCGCGACGCCTCCATCGACCCCTTTGGCGTCAACAAAATTGGCGTTCCTTCCATGGGTGGCGTCATCATCATTGCCGCCATTATCATCCCCGTGCTGTTTCTGGGCCGACTCAGAAACATCTACCTCATCCTCATGATCGTGACAACGCTTTGGCTGGGGTTCCTCGGCGGCATGGACGATTACATCAAGATATTCCGCAAAAATAAAGAAGGACTGAAAGGAAAATACAAGATTGTGGGACAGGTAGGCATCGGATTGATAGTCGGACTGGTACTTTGGTCGTCGCCAGACGTCAAGATTAACGAAAATTTAGCTATCGAGCAGCAAGGAAAGGAGATGGTTATTAAGCACCGAACTGATGCGCGCAAGTCGCTCAAAACCACCATTCCGTTTGTCAAAGGGCACAACTTGGATTATTCGGGCGTGATGCGTTGGTGTGGCAAATACAAGACAGCGGCCGGTTGGATATTGTTTGTCGTGATGACCATCATCGTGGTGACGGCGGTTTCGAATGGTGCCAACCTCAACGATGGCATGGATGGCATGTGCGCAGGCAACTCGGCCATCATCGGCGTGGCATTGGGCATCCTGGCCTATGTCAGTTCGCACATCCAGTTTGCCTCGTACCTCAACATCATGTACATACCGGGGTCGCAAGAGCTGGTGGTGTTCATGTGTGCCTTCGTGGGTGCCCTCATCGGTTTCTTGTGGTACAACGCCTATCCCGCGCAGGTGTTCATGGGCGACACGGGCTCGCTGACCATCGGTGGCATCATTGGCGTTTGCGCGGTGATTATTCATAAAGAACTGTTGCTGCCCATCCTTTGCGGCATCTTCTTTGTGGAGAGTGTGAGCGTTATGTTGCAAGTATATTATTACAAAATGGGCAAACGCAAAGGGGTGAAGCAACGCATCTTCAAACGCACGCCCATCCATGACAACTTCCGCACGCAGGATTCGCAACTGGATCCTGACTGCAAATACCTCATCAGAAAACCACATTCGGCCGTACACGAGTCGAAAATCACCATTCGCTTTTGGATCATCACCATCATCCTGGCAACCATGACCATTATCACACTGAAAGTGAGATAG
- the mraZ gene encoding division/cell wall cluster transcriptional repressor MraZ has product MRFLGNIEAKIDAKGRVFLPATFRKVLQGAGEESLVLRKDVFQSCLTLYPESVWNAQLDTLRRRLSRWNAQEQLIFRQFVSDVELLSLDANGRLLIPKRYLKMANIEQAVKFIGMDDTIEMWCNDVTEKPFMQREEFGKALQEIMSKSSEPTKETE; this is encoded by the coding sequence ATGCGATTTTTAGGAAATATAGAAGCAAAGATAGACGCCAAGGGCAGAGTGTTCTTGCCGGCAACGTTCAGGAAAGTACTGCAAGGAGCAGGCGAAGAGAGCCTCGTTCTGCGGAAGGACGTGTTCCAATCGTGCCTCACCCTCTATCCTGAATCGGTATGGAACGCACAGTTAGACACCTTAAGAAGACGCCTTTCACGCTGGAATGCACAAGAACAGCTCATCTTCCGTCAGTTTGTTTCCGACGTTGAGCTGTTGTCACTCGACGCCAATGGACGTTTATTGATACCGAAGCGTTACCTAAAAATGGCAAATATCGAACAAGCTGTGAAATTCATTGGCATGGACGACACCATAGAGATGTGGTGCAACGACGTGACAGAGAAACCTTTCATGCAGCGGGAGGAGTTCGGCAAGGCCCTGCAAGAAATCATGAGTAAAAGCTCGGAGCCAACCAAAGAGACTGAATAA
- a CDS encoding penicillin-binding protein, which translates to MNKFDYKKIMPRYSALAIMMTLIALAVVGKTIYIMTAKRDYWTKVANRVKRDSVDIKPMRGNILSSNGELMASSLPEFKVYMDFKTLHESKTDTLWDEKIDSICQGLATIFPEKPASAFRAELEEGRKKQSRHWPIWKKRIDYNTFTDVKALPLFNLSKYSSGFHYEEFNARQRPYGSLAGRTVGAMYGAKDTARFGLELSYDSILRGKNGIVHRRKVLNKFLDIMDTPPVDGADIVTTIDVGMQDLAERAVINELKKINGNVGVALVMEVATGDIKAIVNMEKCFDGEYREVKNHAVSDLLEPGSVFKVASIMTALDDGVVDTTARVETAGGVWPMYGRHMKDHNWRRGGYGLLTLPQTLLYSSNIGVSRIIDDNYKDNPEKFVRGIYRTGLADNLNIPLVGSSPAVIRLPKKNKRGQWLNWSKTALPWMSIGYETQIPPISMITFYNAIANNGKMMQPRFVKKVVKNGEVLIEFPPKVLRSQICKPKTLGEIQTILEHVVSQGLGKKAGSPSFKVAGKTGTAQISQGSGGYKVGRTNYLLSFAGYFPADKPRYSCIVCIQKSGLPASGGGMSGVVFHHISEGIMAQDLKLDVKDAKDSTSILLPDVKNGNVLAANYVLSHLGINANQDWSGSYTKGNPIWGSAEIQNNTVVKLRKVKVHGHKFIPNVEGMGARDAVYILESRGVKVKLDGRGKVISQSLEPGHSIKKGDVCHLTLQ; encoded by the coding sequence ATGAATAAGTTTGATTATAAAAAGATAATGCCTCGCTACAGTGCCCTCGCCATCATGATGACACTGATAGCACTTGCCGTGGTTGGTAAAACAATCTACATCATGACAGCCAAGCGCGACTATTGGACCAAAGTGGCCAATCGCGTAAAGCGCGACAGCGTAGACATCAAACCTATGCGAGGCAACATTCTTAGCAGCAATGGTGAACTCATGGCAAGTTCATTACCCGAGTTCAAGGTGTACATGGACTTCAAAACCTTGCATGAGTCAAAAACCGACACGCTATGGGATGAGAAGATTGACTCTATCTGTCAAGGTCTGGCAACCATCTTTCCAGAAAAGCCTGCCAGTGCATTCAGAGCCGAGTTGGAAGAGGGAAGGAAGAAACAAAGCCGCCATTGGCCCATTTGGAAAAAGCGCATCGACTACAACACTTTCACAGATGTGAAAGCGTTGCCGTTGTTCAATCTTTCTAAATATTCCAGTGGTTTCCACTACGAAGAATTCAATGCGCGACAACGCCCCTATGGTTCGCTTGCTGGAAGAACCGTGGGTGCCATGTATGGAGCTAAAGACACGGCGCGGTTTGGACTTGAGTTGTCCTACGATTCCATCCTCCGTGGGAAGAATGGCATCGTGCACCGTCGCAAGGTGCTCAACAAGTTTCTTGACATCATGGACACACCTCCTGTCGATGGAGCAGACATTGTCACAACCATTGACGTTGGCATGCAAGACCTTGCTGAAAGAGCTGTCATCAACGAGTTGAAGAAAATCAACGGAAATGTTGGCGTGGCACTGGTCATGGAGGTGGCTACTGGCGACATCAAGGCCATCGTCAACATGGAGAAATGCTTTGATGGTGAATACCGAGAAGTAAAGAATCATGCCGTCAGCGACTTGCTGGAACCAGGATCTGTGTTTAAAGTTGCCTCGATTATGACAGCACTTGATGACGGCGTTGTAGACACCACGGCCAGAGTAGAGACTGCTGGTGGCGTTTGGCCGATGTATGGCAGACACATGAAAGACCACAACTGGCGTAGGGGCGGCTATGGTTTGTTAACGCTTCCACAGACTCTTTTATACAGTTCCAACATCGGTGTTAGTCGCATTATCGATGACAACTATAAAGATAATCCCGAGAAATTCGTGCGGGGAATCTATCGAACGGGGCTGGCTGACAACCTAAATATTCCGCTCGTTGGTTCATCTCCTGCCGTCATCCGGCTGCCTAAGAAAAACAAACGCGGCCAATGGCTCAACTGGAGCAAGACTGCTTTGCCCTGGATGAGCATCGGTTACGAAACGCAAATTCCACCTATTTCCATGATCACGTTTTACAATGCCATCGCCAACAACGGCAAGATGATGCAACCGCGCTTTGTAAAAAAGGTGGTAAAAAATGGAGAAGTGTTAATAGAGTTCCCGCCCAAGGTACTCCGTTCACAGATATGCAAGCCCAAAACGCTAGGCGAAATTCAAACAATTCTTGAACATGTAGTCAGCCAAGGATTGGGTAAGAAAGCCGGATCGCCATCCTTCAAGGTGGCCGGCAAAACTGGTACGGCACAAATTTCACAAGGTTCGGGTGGATATAAGGTTGGACGAACCAACTACTTGCTGAGCTTTGCCGGCTATTTCCCCGCCGACAAGCCTCGCTACAGCTGCATCGTTTGCATCCAGAAGTCTGGACTTCCCGCATCAGGGGGTGGCATGAGCGGTGTCGTGTTTCATCACATTTCAGAGGGAATTATGGCTCAAGACCTCAAACTTGACGTAAAAGACGCCAAAGATTCCACATCGATTTTGTTGCCAGATGTAAAAAATGGCAATGTCCTCGCAGCCAACTATGTGCTCAGTCATTTGGGAATTAATGCCAATCAAGATTGGTCAGGCTCATACACCAAGGGCAATCCCATCTGGGGTTCAGCTGAAATACAGAACAACACGGTTGTCAAACTCAGGAAAGTAAAGGTACATGGCCACAAGTTCATCCCCAATGTTGAGGGAATGGGTGCACGTGATGCCGTCTACATCTTGGAGAGCAGAGGCGTAAAAGTCAAGCTCGACGGACGTGGAAAGGTTATCAGTCAGAGTCTGGAACCAGGCCATAGCATCAAGAAAGGCGATGTATGTCACCTGACATTGCAATAA